A genomic region of Nitrososphaerales archaeon contains the following coding sequences:
- a CDS encoding MBL fold metallo-hydrolase: protein MEIKVLGGAREVGRSAFLVKGSGTSILLDFGVLIHTKEPIFPIHIQRRDVDAVLLSHAHLDHSGAIPLLFFKDHVKLYTTDLTSELTKLLIEDFLKVSGFYLPFEYPELKNMMRNVVHVHYDEKVKIGEFEVTFFEAGHIAGGASIIVENGGKRLLYTGDMNAHETRLLRGAVTDFGELDFIITESTYALTDHPSREEVEREFVEFAKEVVERGGTLLVPAFAVGRSQEIACVLKSAKFPYRIAMDGMALKANEIHLNHPEYLRDPELLRKSLEDVEFISSWSERRRIVKTPSVIISPAGMLGGGAAVFYNSEVAKSSKNAIAIVSYQIADTPGRILLDKGLALVDGKLKKVKAEIRRFDFSSHSGRAELFEMFEKIKGAPKVITIHGEEIACVKFAEELRERFGLEAVAPKPGDTFTV, encoded by the coding sequence ATGGAAATCAAGGTTTTAGGCGGTGCTAGGGAGGTAGGCAGATCTGCATTCCTTGTGAAGGGTAGTGGAACCTCTATCTTACTAGATTTTGGGGTACTTATTCATACCAAAGAACCGATCTTTCCCATCCATATCCAACGTAGAGATGTGGATGCGGTCCTATTGAGCCATGCACATCTGGACCATTCTGGCGCGATCCCTCTTTTATTCTTTAAGGATCATGTAAAGCTATACACTACAGATTTAACGTCTGAATTAACTAAGTTATTGATCGAGGACTTTTTAAAGGTTTCAGGTTTCTATTTACCATTCGAATATCCCGAACTTAAGAATATGATGAGGAATGTGGTTCATGTTCATTATGATGAGAAGGTGAAGATTGGAGAATTTGAAGTGACATTCTTTGAAGCTGGTCACATAGCTGGTGGTGCTTCTATTATAGTCGAAAATGGGGGAAAGAGGCTGCTCTATACAGGTGATATGAACGCTCATGAAACCCGATTGTTGAGAGGTGCTGTAACCGACTTTGGTGAATTGGATTTTATAATCACTGAAAGTACTTACGCTCTAACAGACCATCCATCTAGAGAAGAAGTTGAACGTGAATTTGTGGAATTTGCGAAAGAGGTTGTGGAGCGTGGTGGAACCCTCCTCGTTCCAGCCTTCGCTGTGGGAAGGTCACAAGAGATTGCCTGTGTGTTAAAATCTGCAAAATTTCCATATCGAATAGCTATGGATGGAATGGCATTAAAGGCGAATGAAATTCACCTTAATCATCCAGAGTATCTACGTGACCCTGAACTCTTGCGCAAGAGTCTTGAAGATGTAGAGTTTATTTCAAGTTGGAGTGAGAGGAGGCGTATCGTAAAAACACCCTCGGTGATCATTTCACCTGCAGGTATGTTGGGAGGGGGTGCTGCCGTATTCTACAATAGTGAAGTCGCTAAAAGTTCTAAAAATGCTATCGCTATTGTATCTTACCAGATAGCAGATACACCGGGCCGTATCCTTCTCGATAAAGGCTTGGCTTTGGTAGATGGCAAATTAAAAAAGGTGAAGGCTGAAATTAGGAGGTTTGACTTTTCTTCACACAGTGGAAGGGCGGAGTTATTTGAGATGTTCGAAAAGATTAAAGGAGCTCCAAAGGTTATTACGATACATGGCGAGGAAATTGCTTGTGTAAAGTTTGCGGAAGAGTTAAGAGAAAGGTTTGGTCTAGAAGCTGTAGCACCTA